The Methylorubrum populi genome contains a region encoding:
- a CDS encoding IS481 family transposase: protein MGQVLHGSATTTEAVRRAIQHSQASLRALSKRYGINRKTVAKWRQRTSVADQRTGPKDPRSTVLSQEDEAVVVAFRRHTLLPLDDCLYALQATIPHLTRSSLHRCLQRHGISRLPEVDGDKPKRSRFKTCPLGYFHIDLAEVHTAEGRLYLLVAIDRTTKFAFVELHEKATRRVAGDFLRHLIEAVPYKVHTVLTDNGTHFTTPGNVASAASVIKEAIVAGETFRAHSFELACARNDIDHRLTKPRHPWTNGQVERMNRTIKDATVKRYHYDSHAQLRAHLADFVSAYNFARRLKTLRGLTPYEAICKAWSAEPGRFRSNPLHQMPGPNKM from the coding sequence ATGGGCCAAGTTCTTCACGGCAGCGCCACCACGACGGAGGCAGTCCGTCGAGCGATCCAGCATAGTCAAGCGAGCCTGAGGGCGCTCTCGAAGCGCTACGGGATCAACCGGAAGACGGTCGCCAAGTGGCGGCAGCGGACCTCGGTCGCCGATCAGCGCACGGGTCCGAAGGATCCCCGCTCGACGGTGCTGTCACAGGAGGACGAGGCGGTCGTCGTCGCCTTTCGCCGCCATACGCTCCTGCCGTTGGACGACTGCCTCTACGCGCTCCAGGCGACGATCCCGCACCTGACCCGTTCGTCGCTGCATCGGTGCCTGCAGCGCCACGGCATCAGCCGACTGCCGGAGGTCGACGGTGACAAGCCCAAGCGGTCACGCTTCAAGACCTGCCCGCTCGGCTATTTCCACATCGATCTGGCCGAGGTTCACACAGCCGAAGGGCGACTCTACCTGCTCGTCGCTATCGACCGCACGACCAAGTTCGCCTTCGTTGAGCTCCACGAGAAGGCCACGCGGCGGGTCGCAGGTGACTTCCTCCGCCATCTCATCGAGGCCGTGCCTTACAAGGTGCACACGGTGCTCACCGACAACGGCACCCACTTCACCACGCCCGGCAACGTCGCCTCGGCCGCTTCCGTCATCAAGGAGGCGATTGTAGCCGGCGAGACCTTCCGAGCCCACAGCTTCGAACTTGCCTGCGCCCGCAACGATATCGACCATCGGCTGACCAAACCGCGCCACCCCTGGACGAACGGTCAGGTCGAGCGGATGAACCGCACGATCAAGGACGCGACGGTCAAGCGCTACCATTACGACAGCCACGCGCAACTCCGTGCGCACTTGGCCGACTTTGTCAGCGCCTACAACTTCGCACGCCGTTTGAAGACCCTGCGCGGCCTCACGCCCTACGAAGCCATCTGCAAGGCATGGTCCGCTGAGCCCGGCCGCTTCAGGTCAAACCCGCTCCACCAAATGCCGGGACCAAACAAGATGTAG
- a CDS encoding DUF6516 family protein, with product MSEDRDPSLDTLLDLDGQVLVVDPEGGHWVKFIITRVPASPEKPHGLDYSLTLHGPSGERLVGFDNAHPVGRGRRGEPMDHRHRLQTVKPYAYEDAATLLADFWQAVDAVLKERGVT from the coding sequence ATGAGCGAGGATCGTGACCCGAGCCTCGACACGCTTCTGGACCTCGACGGTCAGGTGCTCGTTGTCGATCCCGAGGGCGGCCATTGGGTGAAGTTCATCATCACCCGCGTTCCGGCATCGCCGGAGAAGCCGCACGGCCTCGATTACTCGCTCACGCTTCACGGGCCTTCGGGCGAACGGCTGGTTGGCTTCGATAACGCCCACCCGGTCGGTCGGGGCAGACGTGGCGAGCCGATGGATCATAGGCACCGCCTCCAGACCGTGAAGCCCTACGCCTACGAGGATGCGGCCACGCTGCTGGCCGACTTCTGGCAGGCGGTGGACGCGGTGTTGAAGGAGCGAGGCGTAACATGA
- a CDS encoding transcriptional regulator yields MTTLKVGIAGYDEMKARTMRIARGEEKPAADDPKVWFTSMESFAQLLSSGNRELLRVIDEQSPGSLEELSRITGRAKPSLSRTLKKMASYGLIRMDPGEGQKVVPKVLHDRVELELPLIERRTAKRGRS; encoded by the coding sequence ATGACCACCTTGAAAGTCGGGATAGCCGGCTACGACGAGATGAAGGCCCGCACCATGCGGATCGCGCGCGGCGAAGAAAAGCCGGCGGCGGACGATCCGAAGGTGTGGTTCACATCCATGGAATCCTTCGCGCAGCTCCTTTCGAGCGGGAACCGCGAGCTGCTGCGCGTCATCGACGAGCAGTCACCCGGATCGCTGGAAGAACTGTCGCGGATCACAGGGCGGGCAAAGCCCAGCCTGTCCCGAACCCTCAAAAAGATGGCGAGCTACGGCCTGATCCGCATGGACCCCGGCGAGGGCCAGAAGGTCGTTCCCAAAGTGCTGCATGACCGCGTGGAGCTGGAATTGCCGCTGATAGAACGCCGCACGGCGAAAAGAGGCCGGTCGTGA
- a CDS encoding recombinase family protein: protein MPRVALYARYSSENQRDASIEDQLRQCRERAAREGWTVVETYSDRAVSGASMVRAGIQALLADAQAGRFDIVLSEALDRISRDQEDVAAVFKRLRFAGVSIVTLSEGEINELHVGLKGTMNALFLKDLAMKVHRGQRGRVEAGKSGSGRAAYGYRVIHQLDASGEPIRGERAIVEEETEIVRRIFRDYAGGRSPKEIAFQLNREGVPGLRNRPWIDATIRGNAAAGTGILNNELYAGVLVWNRQRFVKNPETGTRVSRVNPESAWIRTQAPHLRIVDDALWQAVRERQRGISALYVPHAAASREERAKRLHLTNRPVTLLSGLLTCGCCGGRISMVMTGRYACRNHLRKGVCDNGRTIRRDDIEARVLAGLKEKLVSSEAVAAAVRAYAEETNRMNRDRRAQAEADHKALAKIDKAIAGIMAAIEDGLYQPSMKARMDELERDKAEIAARRVQAPSDVPDVHPNVADLYRRNVERFTEVLNDRDGGREAAEALRSLIGEIVLTPGPKRGEVHAELRGELMGILAFATTKEAKRPSKVMPPVASCA, encoded by the coding sequence ATGCCCCGCGTTGCCCTTTACGCCCGTTATTCCTCCGAGAACCAGCGTGACGCCTCGATCGAGGACCAGTTGCGCCAGTGCCGCGAGCGGGCGGCGCGCGAGGGCTGGACCGTGGTGGAGACCTATTCCGACCGGGCGGTCTCCGGGGCGTCGATGGTCCGGGCGGGCATTCAAGCGCTGCTCGCCGACGCGCAGGCGGGCCGCTTCGATATCGTGTTGTCGGAGGCGCTGGACCGGATCAGCCGCGATCAGGAGGACGTGGCCGCCGTGTTCAAGCGCCTGCGCTTCGCAGGTGTCTCCATCGTCACCCTGTCCGAAGGCGAGATCAACGAGCTTCACGTCGGTCTCAAGGGCACCATGAACGCTTTGTTCCTGAAAGACCTCGCCATGAAGGTGCATCGCGGCCAGCGCGGGCGGGTGGAGGCGGGCAAGAGCGGCAGCGGCCGGGCCGCCTACGGCTATCGCGTGATCCACCAGCTCGACGCCAGCGGCGAGCCGATCCGGGGCGAGCGCGCCATCGTCGAGGAAGAAACCGAGATCGTACGGCGCATCTTCCGCGACTACGCCGGCGGCCGAAGCCCGAAGGAGATCGCCTTCCAGTTGAACCGCGAGGGCGTTCCCGGACTTCGGAACCGCCCGTGGATCGACGCCACCATTCGCGGCAACGCCGCCGCCGGCACCGGCATCCTCAACAACGAACTCTATGCCGGGGTGCTGGTCTGGAACCGGCAGCGCTTCGTCAAGAACCCGGAGACCGGAACGCGCGTCTCCCGCGTCAATCCGGAAAGCGCATGGATCAGGACGCAAGCGCCGCACCTGCGGATCGTGGACGATGCGCTGTGGCAGGCGGTGCGGGAACGCCAGCGCGGCATCTCCGCCCTCTACGTCCCGCACGCCGCCGCCAGCCGCGAGGAACGCGCCAAAAGGCTGCATCTCACCAACCGTCCCGTCACGCTTCTGTCCGGCCTGCTCACCTGCGGCTGCTGCGGCGGGAGGATCAGCATGGTGATGACCGGCCGCTACGCCTGCCGCAATCACCTGCGCAAGGGCGTCTGCGACAACGGCCGCACCATCCGGCGCGACGACATCGAGGCGCGCGTGCTGGCGGGCCTGAAGGAGAAGCTGGTGTCGTCCGAGGCGGTCGCGGCAGCCGTGCGCGCCTATGCGGAGGAAACGAACCGGATGAACCGTGACAGGCGGGCGCAGGCGGAAGCCGATCACAAGGCGCTCGCCAAGATCGACAAGGCGATTGCCGGCATCATGGCGGCGATCGAGGATGGACTGTATCAGCCGTCGATGAAGGCGCGCATGGACGAACTCGAACGCGACAAGGCGGAGATCGCCGCCCGCAGGGTGCAGGCCCCGTCAGACGTTCCCGACGTGCATCCCAATGTCGCCGACCTCTATCGCCGGAACGTGGAGCGGTTCACCGAGGTGCTGAACGACCGGGATGGCGGCCGGGAGGCGGCCGAGGCGCTGCGCTCGCTCATCGGCGAGATCGTGCTGACGCCCGGCCCGAAGCGCGGCGAGGTCCATGCCGAGCTGCGCGGCGAACTCATGGGCATCCTCGCCTTCGCCACCACGAAGGAGGCCAAGCGCCCCAGCAAAGTTATGCCGCCAGTGGCATCTTGTGCGTGA
- a CDS encoding GNAT family N-acetyltransferase, protein MTGLRIEKLHRRHAVETFDCGEDALNHFLVRFALPSQMANASQTYVGVADDDAVVGFYTLVVGEVRHEDAPERLAKGLARHPVPVMLLARLAVAETWQGKRIGAGLLRDAVLRTLQAADIAGIRALVVHAKNEAARSFYERFDFQPSPSDPLHLFALIKDLKTL, encoded by the coding sequence GTGACGGGCTTGCGGATCGAGAAGCTGCATCGCCGTCACGCCGTCGAGACGTTCGATTGCGGTGAGGACGCGCTGAACCACTTCCTCGTCCGCTTCGCCCTGCCCAGCCAGATGGCGAACGCCTCGCAGACCTATGTCGGCGTCGCGGATGACGACGCCGTCGTGGGGTTCTACACGCTCGTCGTCGGCGAGGTCCGTCACGAGGATGCGCCCGAGCGGCTGGCCAAGGGACTGGCGCGCCATCCCGTCCCGGTCATGCTGCTGGCTCGGCTCGCGGTCGCCGAGACCTGGCAGGGCAAGCGGATCGGCGCAGGCCTGTTGCGCGACGCCGTCCTGCGCACGCTTCAAGCGGCCGACATCGCCGGCATCCGCGCTCTCGTCGTCCATGCCAAGAACGAAGCGGCGCGGTCCTTCTACGAGCGGTTCGACTTCCAGCCGTCGCCGTCCGACCCGCTCCACCTGTTCGCGCTCATCAAGGACTTGAAGACCCTCTAG
- a CDS encoding DUF1778 domain-containing protein yields MATRTNRTEKLDLRITPEAKHTLVAAAQAQRRSLSEFVLESALGRAEEALADRRVFQLPPDRWGAFAAALDAPPRDLPRLRKLLSEPSVFSDDARR; encoded by the coding sequence ATGGCCACGCGCACCAACCGCACCGAAAAGCTCGACCTTCGCATCACGCCAGAGGCCAAGCACACCCTCGTCGCCGCCGCACAGGCGCAGCGCCGATCATTGAGCGAGTTCGTGCTGGAAAGCGCCCTCGGGCGCGCCGAGGAAGCCCTTGCCGACCGCCGCGTCTTCCAGCTTCCTCCGGATCGGTGGGGCGCCTTCGCCGCAGCCCTCGACGCGCCGCCGCGCGACCTGCCGCGCCTGCGCAAGCTCTTGAGCGAGCCGAGCGTCTTTTCGGACGATGCGCGCCGGTGA
- a CDS encoding AlpA family phage regulatory protein produces the protein MFSETASRRQQSYARTRRIVRMDTVRSLTGLSRSTIYRKIREGTFPAQLKITIAGAGWHASEIARWVANPAAWRPSNDNDDPGRKARIRDAG, from the coding sequence ATCTTCTCGGAAACAGCCAGCAGGAGGCAGCAGAGCTATGCGCGAACCAGACGTATCGTCCGAATGGACACCGTCAGATCGCTGACCGGACTGTCCCGATCCACCATCTACCGGAAGATCAGGGAAGGCACGTTCCCCGCCCAGCTCAAGATCACGATCGCCGGTGCGGGCTGGCACGCATCCGAGATCGCCCGCTGGGTCGCAAACCCTGCCGCATGGCGGCCCTCCAACGACAATGACGATCCCGGCAGGAAGGCTCGCATCCGTGACGCCGGCTAA
- a CDS encoding conjugal transfer protein TraD, with amino-acid sequence MRKPRYYDAELKALEDKARDLKTRKVQQLGELVIASGADTLTPDELAGALIALAETNDAGKREAWATRGAAFFRSKSRRSAPANDRDDSRAQTQPGSTQPPSGDTGAN; translated from the coding sequence ATGCGCAAGCCACGGTACTATGACGCCGAACTGAAGGCGCTCGAAGACAAAGCGCGTGACTTGAAGACGCGCAAGGTTCAGCAACTCGGCGAACTGGTGATCGCCTCCGGTGCCGACACGCTCACCCCTGATGAACTGGCCGGCGCGCTGATCGCGCTGGCAGAGACGAACGATGCCGGGAAGAGGGAGGCGTGGGCGACACGCGGGGCGGCGTTCTTTCGCAGCAAATCGCGGCGATCTGCACCAGCGAATGACCGCGACGACAGCCGCGCTCAGACGCAACCAGGCAGCACGCAACCGCCATCAGGCGACACGGGCGCGAACTGA
- a CDS encoding conjugal transfer protein TraD has protein sequence MRSWQVERRKRTRHLIELGGLVVKSGVVDLTGDDRAMIYGALLWMADKLKSEEGKRARELWAEKGRQAFTAERENGTIAVVPGTSQDQA, from the coding sequence ATGCGAAGCTGGCAGGTCGAACGCCGCAAGCGCACGCGGCACCTCATCGAACTCGGCGGGCTCGTCGTCAAATCCGGCGTCGTCGATCTCACCGGCGACGACCGCGCCATGATCTACGGCGCGTTGCTCTGGATGGCCGACAAATTGAAAAGCGAGGAGGGCAAACGGGCGCGGGAACTCTGGGCCGAGAAAGGCAGGCAGGCATTCACAGCGGAACGTGAAAACGGAACGATAGCCGTCGTGCCGGGCACGTCGCAGGATCAGGCATAA
- a CDS encoding XRE family transcriptional regulator, with protein sequence MRIGTPGFIPARLSEARDARRIATKSALAKRLGVSPTSVSRWEDQEAGQSPDYSTLVRLAGELGVRPEFFLRPPYHSERPTFLRSLASTLVRDLAYQKAQMHWLQEVSFVLGHYVDLPEIDIPDVLDGATYGELRDEDIEDIALRLRRHWNMGEGPCGDVVALMERIGIVVATIPMGTTKLDGLCSWSPVDGRPHVLLATDKMSFPRRQMDAAHELAHAVLHQQVPEEEFQDNLRMIERQAFRLASALLMPSTTYPYEVKYPSLAMFTSLKERWRVSIKAQIKRLGDLDIIPEEYARQLYKLYSAKGWSKGEPLDQHWPIVAPKALRDSLNLIVENGVRGKADLLATEFTISAADVESLCGLPSGWFEREPAEVVSLKSRAEVSPRDASAVGEVIPFPDRRR encoded by the coding sequence ATGCGTATTGGCACACCGGGGTTCATACCCGCCCGCTTGAGCGAAGCTCGTGACGCGCGTCGGATTGCGACGAAATCTGCGCTCGCCAAGCGCCTCGGGGTGAGCCCTACCTCGGTGTCGCGGTGGGAGGATCAGGAGGCCGGGCAAAGCCCCGATTATTCCACGCTCGTCCGGCTTGCCGGTGAGTTGGGCGTTCGACCGGAGTTTTTCCTTCGCCCCCCATATCATAGCGAACGTCCGACCTTTCTGCGCTCGTTGGCCAGCACGCTCGTTCGCGATCTAGCCTACCAGAAGGCGCAGATGCACTGGCTTCAGGAAGTCAGCTTCGTGCTGGGGCATTATGTCGATCTGCCCGAGATCGATATTCCCGACGTTCTGGATGGCGCGACCTATGGCGAACTCCGGGATGAAGACATCGAGGATATCGCGTTACGGCTGCGTCGACATTGGAACATGGGCGAAGGCCCATGTGGCGATGTCGTGGCGCTGATGGAGCGGATCGGCATCGTGGTGGCGACGATCCCGATGGGCACGACCAAGCTCGACGGACTTTGCAGTTGGTCTCCGGTCGATGGGCGGCCGCATGTGCTTCTGGCGACCGACAAGATGTCCTTTCCGCGCCGCCAGATGGACGCGGCGCACGAACTCGCGCACGCCGTGCTGCACCAGCAGGTGCCGGAGGAGGAGTTCCAGGATAATCTGCGCATGATCGAACGGCAGGCGTTTCGTTTGGCGAGCGCGCTTCTCATGCCGTCCACGACCTATCCGTACGAGGTGAAATATCCTTCGCTGGCGATGTTCACCAGCCTCAAGGAGCGGTGGCGCGTCTCAATCAAGGCTCAGATCAAGCGCCTCGGTGACTTGGACATCATACCTGAGGAATATGCCCGGCAACTCTACAAGCTTTACTCCGCCAAAGGCTGGTCGAAGGGCGAGCCGCTGGATCAGCATTGGCCGATCGTGGCGCCGAAGGCGCTGCGGGACAGCCTCAACCTGATCGTCGAGAACGGTGTGCGCGGTAAAGCCGACCTTCTGGCGACGGAGTTCACGATTTCAGCGGCCGACGTCGAGAGCCTGTGTGGACTGCCAAGCGGCTGGTTCGAGCGGGAGCCTGCGGAAGTCGTCTCGCTCAAATCGCGCGCCGAAGTCTCGCCCCGCGATGCCTCAGCCGTTGGGGAGGTGATTCCCTTTCCCGACAGGCGGCGATAG
- a CDS encoding DNA methyltransferase — protein MAAEGAGSASVYKHETEAVQRPDVGVEAQFSNKKAPKTYRYDSSLAPELAWDENGERAFAEWLLTLIADAADKGEAAVFAQPQVWQGTDERFTSLSQCAARLRSLTKPFLNWAGKAERQQVTVPTLPLFVHERHSTQAILDTLKSHKATGTNLDLFGDIDLDVADKLDAYEHKGPWTNRLVLGDSLQVMNSLLEYEGMGGQVQMLYFDPPYGVKYGSNFQPFVRKSRVNHGSDDEMIREPEMVKAYRDTWELGLHSYLTYLRDRLMLARELLTPSGSIFVQISDDNVHHVREILDEVFPGGFVSQISFQTTSGFESSTLPTVGDFLLWYSKDKSSVRYNKIFKPQPVELGRGNARWLLLPDGSYRGVTAAEARGEVEIPEGARPYKPGDLQSQGSASEPQPFEYQGRTYKPGASSHWKANYPEGMDRLAKAGRVHVAKNSIQYVRFADDFPFEQTGNIWTDTITGSFTDSKVYVVQTATKVVERCIHMTTEPGDLVLDITCGSGTTACTAEQWGRRWITVDTSRVPIALARQRLLTSTFPWYRLKEPAKGPAGGFIYERKRNNKREEVGGLVPRITLKSIANDEDPKLETIIDRAEVNDKITRVCGPFTVEATIQAAMNMEEDAPATPQSAASNPRAYLDRMIEVLRQSKTLRLPGNVTLELETVSPLADREYLHADGVARNGTEKRIAIVFGSEDGAIGSEYVFNAHTEALQQGYQSLFLFGFAIDAKAREMLAKLKLTTTYVAVTPDVVMSDLLKTSKSSEIFSITGLPDVRLEEAGKDKDGTALHRVVIKGLDIFRPDTMETDEVKAENLPCWMLDANYNGMAFFASQVFFPKTSAWDNLQKSLKGQFADNVWEHLAGTSSEPFALGDKKRIAVKAIDERGNELMVVKTAGADS, from the coding sequence ATGGCGGCTGAAGGCGCGGGATCGGCATCTGTTTATAAGCACGAGACGGAGGCTGTTCAGCGCCCGGATGTCGGCGTCGAGGCGCAGTTCTCGAACAAGAAGGCTCCGAAGACATATCGGTACGATTCCAGCCTCGCGCCGGAACTGGCGTGGGACGAGAATGGTGAGCGCGCCTTTGCCGAATGGCTGCTGACCCTGATCGCCGACGCCGCCGACAAGGGCGAGGCCGCCGTGTTCGCCCAGCCGCAGGTGTGGCAGGGAACGGATGAACGCTTCACGTCGCTGTCGCAGTGCGCGGCGCGCCTCCGCAGCCTGACCAAGCCCTTCCTGAACTGGGCCGGGAAGGCCGAGCGCCAGCAGGTCACGGTGCCGACGCTGCCGCTGTTCGTTCACGAGCGCCATTCGACACAGGCCATCCTCGACACCCTGAAGTCGCACAAGGCTACTGGGACGAACCTCGACCTATTCGGCGACATCGACCTCGACGTTGCCGACAAACTGGATGCCTACGAGCACAAGGGGCCGTGGACGAACAGGCTCGTCCTTGGGGATTCGTTGCAGGTGATGAACTCCCTGCTCGAATACGAGGGCATGGGCGGTCAGGTTCAGATGCTCTATTTCGATCCGCCCTACGGCGTGAAATATGGATCGAACTTCCAGCCGTTCGTCCGCAAGAGCCGCGTCAATCACGGCTCCGACGATGAAATGATTCGCGAACCAGAAATGGTGAAAGCCTATCGGGATACATGGGAGTTAGGGCTTCACTCATACCTAACCTATCTGCGTGACCGATTAATGCTGGCACGCGAGCTACTGACCCCATCCGGCTCCATCTTCGTTCAAATTTCCGATGACAACGTGCATCACGTCCGGGAAATTTTGGACGAGGTGTTTCCCGGCGGCTTTGTCTCGCAAATCAGTTTTCAGACGACTTCGGGTTTTGAATCGTCCACGTTGCCAACGGTTGGTGACTTTCTGCTTTGGTATTCCAAGGATAAAAGCAGCGTCCGCTACAACAAGATATTCAAACCGCAGCCCGTTGAGTTGGGCCGAGGCAACGCAAGATGGCTGTTGCTGCCCGACGGATCGTATCGTGGCGTTACAGCCGCCGAAGCTCGCGGCGAGGTGGAGATACCCGAAGGCGCACGCCCCTACAAACCGGGGGATTTGCAGTCCCAAGGTTCTGCGTCCGAACCCCAACCATTTGAATATCAGGGCAGGACCTACAAACCCGGCGCAAGTTCGCATTGGAAGGCGAACTATCCCGAAGGCATGGATCGTCTCGCCAAGGCTGGACGAGTTCATGTAGCCAAGAATAGTATTCAATACGTCCGCTTTGCCGATGATTTTCCTTTCGAACAGACGGGGAATATTTGGACAGACACGATCACAGGAAGTTTTACGGATTCCAAGGTCTATGTTGTTCAGACGGCGACCAAGGTTGTCGAACGGTGCATCCACATGACGACCGAGCCGGGCGATCTTGTGCTGGACATCACTTGCGGCTCCGGCACCACCGCCTGCACCGCCGAACAGTGGGGCCGCCGCTGGATCACCGTCGATACGTCGCGCGTGCCGATTGCACTTGCGCGACAGCGGCTCCTGACCAGCACGTTCCCTTGGTATCGCTTGAAGGAACCAGCGAAGGGACCGGCGGGCGGTTTCATCTATGAGCGTAAGCGGAACAACAAGCGTGAGGAAGTCGGCGGCCTTGTCCCGCGCATCACGCTCAAATCCATCGCCAACGATGAAGACCCGAAGCTTGAAACGATCATCGACCGCGCGGAGGTGAACGACAAGATCACCCGCGTCTGCGGTCCCTTCACTGTCGAAGCTACCATTCAGGCGGCGATGAACATGGAGGAGGATGCCCCGGCGACTCCGCAATCGGCGGCCAGCAATCCACGCGCCTACCTTGATCGCATGATCGAGGTGTTACGTCAGAGCAAGACGCTACGCTTGCCCGGCAATGTCACCCTGGAACTGGAAACGGTCAGCCCGCTCGCCGACCGTGAGTATCTCCATGCGGACGGCGTCGCCCGCAACGGTACGGAAAAGCGCATCGCCATCGTATTCGGCTCAGAAGACGGCGCTATTGGCTCCGAATATGTGTTCAACGCGCATACCGAAGCCTTGCAGCAGGGCTATCAGTCTCTTTTCCTGTTCGGTTTCGCCATCGATGCCAAGGCGCGGGAAATGCTGGCCAAGCTGAAGCTCACCACCACCTACGTTGCCGTCACCCCGGACGTGGTAATGTCCGACCTGCTAAAAACCAGCAAATCGAGCGAGATTTTCTCGATAACCGGCCTGCCGGACGTGCGGCTGGAAGAAGCTGGCAAGGACAAGGACGGAACTGCGCTTCACCGTGTCGTCATCAAGGGCCTCGACATCTTCCGTCCTGACACGATGGAAACCGACGAGGTGAAGGCGGAAAACCTGCCGTGCTGGATGTTGGACGCCAACTATAATGGCATGGCGTTCTTCGCCTCGCAGGTCTTCTTTCCGAAAACCAGCGCTTGGGACAACCTGCAAAAATCTCTGAAGGGGCAGTTCGCCGACAACGTATGGGAGCATCTCGCCGGCACGTCGAGCGAGCCGTTCGCCTTGGGCGACAAGAAGCGCATCGCCGTCAAGGCTATCGACGAACGCGGCAACGAACTGATGGTCGTCAAGACGGCGGGAGCCGATAGCTGA